The following nucleotide sequence is from Methanofollis sp..
GCAGACCAGAGGACAGGAAAGAGAACCCGCGGCACTGTGGCGGAGATCCTCACCAACTCAGCCTCTCACCCCCACGGGATCAAGGTACGGTTGAAGGACGGGAAGGTAGGAAGGGTCCAGGAGATAATCTCCTGACCCTCAGACGACCAGCACGGCAATGCAGGGGATGGTCAGGGTACAGAAGAGGGTCG
It contains:
- a CDS encoding YwbE family protein, with translation MNGHYRQNIKPGMLVDIVLKADQRTGKRTRGTVAEILTNSASHPHGIKVRLKDGKVGRVQEIIS